One Megasphaera vaginalis (ex Bordigoni et al. 2020) genomic region harbors:
- a CDS encoding HAD family hydrolase, with protein MNKLRYKAAIFDMDGTVLDTLDELTISLNHIFAVRGRMAVSKEDVRQCLGYGYAGLIERTASDAGAAEKEALIHAFKEYYTSHCQGHTYPYAGIAEMLEQLKAAGSLNAIVSNKGQRAVTALHEEFFSNTVAFALGETPNLAKKPAPDMIREALRRLDCRPDEAVYIGDSEVDKLTADNAGLPVVLVTWGFRDRSFLQRLRPAALADAPDELLTYLLPPS; from the coding sequence ATGAATAAATTACGTTACAAAGCGGCAATTTTCGATATGGACGGTACCGTATTGGACACATTGGATGAATTGACGATCAGTTTAAATCATATTTTTGCTGTCCGCGGCAGAATGGCCGTATCGAAAGAGGACGTACGCCAATGCCTCGGCTACGGCTACGCAGGCTTAATTGAGCGCACGGCCTCCGATGCCGGCGCCGCTGAAAAAGAAGCCTTAATTCACGCTTTCAAGGAATATTACACCAGCCACTGTCAGGGCCACACCTATCCGTACGCGGGCATCGCGGAAATGCTGGAGCAACTGAAAGCCGCCGGTTCTCTGAACGCCATCGTTTCCAACAAGGGACAACGTGCCGTAACGGCATTGCACGAAGAGTTCTTCAGCAACACCGTCGCCTTTGCCCTCGGTGAAACGCCGAATCTGGCCAAAAAACCGGCGCCGGATATGATCCGGGAAGCCCTGCGCCGCCTTGACTGCCGTCCCGATGAAGCCGTCTATATCGGCGACTCGGAGGTGGATAAACTAACGGCGGACAATGCCGGCCTGCCTGTCGTTCTCGTTACTTGGGGATTCCGGGACAGATCCTTCCTGCAACGGCTGCGGCCTGCGGCACTCGCCGACGCGCCCGATGAACTTCTCACCTATTTATTGCCGCCTTCGTAA
- a CDS encoding S-layer homology domain-containing protein gives MNVKILAGIFTAFLSAFSAAAQVPYTDLSAPALRTAVAYLYDGQYLPFVQGTLFHPEEPLTRGDLVQLLCQVANLPVTEGGSGEQAMAQVAQAGIMQDGGNGFRPDEFVTREELAGILARYLAYERLAEADGQAPPYADEKEIGPSFLPAVQLLHNKGIMVPADGFFNPNKTVTRGEGAEIFFRLLKNDGTYISHVQTEKEAIQAICAVYGSLPNYYRYGTLYWDDDTLVLGLAGKQQGRYVKAHLQAAVSHPGAVVVRSATLSHNDYLQLMTSAEKLAASQIAAGDYVGVMPDYRAEQIVVMTRQPMEQSFVAALQKEIGTTAVRVEDLRHPTSLHRQVAAQLLLQKGNINAVSAVETAGRKDDVPLYSPLLDRAASKAIYIYEKKLIE, from the coding sequence ATGAATGTTAAGATCCTCGCAGGGATTTTTACTGCTTTTTTGTCCGCCTTTTCAGCGGCTGCACAGGTGCCGTATACGGATCTGTCGGCACCGGCGCTGCGAACGGCTGTGGCGTATTTGTATGACGGCCAGTATCTGCCCTTTGTTCAAGGGACGTTATTTCATCCGGAAGAGCCGCTGACACGCGGCGATTTGGTGCAGTTGCTATGTCAGGTCGCTAACTTGCCCGTAACGGAAGGGGGGAGTGGCGAGCAGGCGATGGCACAAGTAGCGCAGGCAGGTATTATGCAGGATGGCGGGAACGGTTTTCGTCCTGATGAATTCGTTACGCGCGAAGAATTGGCAGGCATCCTTGCCCGATATCTTGCCTATGAGCGATTGGCGGAGGCGGATGGACAGGCGCCCCCTTATGCTGATGAAAAGGAAATCGGACCTTCCTTTTTGCCTGCCGTGCAACTTTTGCACAACAAGGGCATCATGGTCCCGGCAGACGGCTTTTTTAATCCGAACAAGACGGTGACGCGCGGTGAAGGTGCCGAAATTTTTTTCCGTCTGCTGAAAAACGACGGCACGTACATTTCGCATGTGCAAACGGAAAAAGAAGCCATTCAGGCTATTTGCGCCGTATACGGTTCGTTGCCGAACTATTATCGATACGGTACGTTGTATTGGGATGATGACACCTTGGTTTTGGGGCTTGCAGGGAAGCAGCAGGGGCGTTATGTTAAAGCGCATCTGCAGGCCGCCGTATCTCATCCCGGCGCAGTCGTCGTTCGCAGCGCCACTCTTTCGCACAATGATTACCTTCAACTCATGACGAGCGCCGAAAAGCTGGCCGCCAGTCAAATCGCCGCAGGGGATTATGTCGGCGTTATGCCGGATTATCGGGCCGAGCAGATCGTCGTGATGACGCGGCAGCCGATGGAACAGTCTTTTGTAGCGGCGCTGCAGAAAGAGATCGGTACGACTGCGGTTCGCGTCGAAGATCTGCGGCATCCGACGTCGCTTCACCGGCAAGTTGCTGCACAGCTGTTACTGCAGAAAGGGAATATCAACGCTGTTTCCGCCGTAGAGACGGCAGGCAGAAAAGATGACGTTCCCCTATATTCGCCGCTTTTGGATCGAGCCGCATCCAAGGCTATTTATATCTATGAAAAGAAGCTGATTGAATAA
- a CDS encoding S-layer homology domain-containing protein codes for MKKYTAAVATALMAAVLGSTAFAVNTAPALKDIDNYWGKTAIQYFYDKHYVSGFNGEFRPNDEVTREGVAAILNNVIGDSQAAGQHLFTDVRGRWSEHAVNAMVDKQIMRGYSDNTFRPEQKITREEFAVLAYNYMNYKGLGAQESAVPYKDEAQISSWAKKAVDTLAAAGYMKGTDNLFQPKAYVTRGEAVNVLYRILTGGQQTVTDQRAVETLVFADVTKAYGSVKRFSQDGIMYWQGNKLYLGAKTKADRDKLAEIIRTDTALPVDTVYVRQSTYSYTEYKNLMAEAEKVYKQSEGADGFVKTDVDYLNEKVVLTVHSVSPETQQHLNEALGNALRIIIQ; via the coding sequence ATGAAAAAATATACGGCAGCAGTTGCGACGGCGCTTATGGCCGCCGTTTTGGGATCGACCGCCTTTGCCGTCAATACGGCGCCGGCGTTAAAGGATATCGATAACTATTGGGGCAAAACGGCGATTCAATATTTTTATGATAAGCACTATGTCAGCGGTTTTAACGGCGAATTTCGGCCGAATGACGAAGTGACTCGCGAAGGCGTCGCGGCTATCTTAAATAATGTTATCGGCGATTCCCAGGCTGCCGGTCAGCATTTATTCACCGATGTGCGGGGACGTTGGTCGGAACATGCCGTCAACGCTATGGTCGACAAACAGATTATGCGCGGTTACAGCGACAACACGTTCCGGCCTGAACAGAAGATTACGCGTGAAGAATTTGCCGTTTTGGCCTATAACTACATGAACTATAAAGGATTGGGCGCCCAGGAATCGGCCGTTCCCTATAAAGACGAAGCGCAGATTTCCTCTTGGGCCAAAAAAGCGGTGGATACCTTGGCGGCTGCAGGATACATGAAAGGCACCGACAATCTGTTTCAGCCGAAGGCGTATGTTACGCGCGGCGAAGCTGTCAATGTGCTCTATCGTATCCTGACGGGCGGCCAGCAGACCGTCACCGATCAGCGTGCTGTGGAAACGTTGGTGTTTGCCGATGTAACGAAGGCGTACGGATCTGTCAAGCGGTTTTCCCAAGACGGCATCATGTACTGGCAGGGCAATAAGTTGTATCTAGGAGCCAAAACGAAGGCAGACAGAGATAAATTGGCGGAAATCATCCGGACCGATACGGCTTTGCCGGTTGATACGGTGTATGTACGGCAGTCAACGTACAGCTATACGGAGTATAAAAATCTGATGGCAGAAGCCGAAAAAGTGTACAAGCAGAGTGAAGGGGCTGACGGCTTTGTAAAGACCGATGTCGATTATCTCAATGAAAAGGTGGTCCTGACCGTTCATTCCGTTTCGCCGGAAACGCAGCAGCACTTAAATGAGGCTCTCGGCAATGCCTTGCGCATTATCATTCAGTAA
- a CDS encoding asparaginase, whose product MIIKKHVHIIACGGTIAGRADTAAELIGYTAGAISIEDLLSSVPQVQEAARTTGEQFSNIDSSNMTEALWLKLAARTEALSRCDDVDGIVITHGTDTLEETAYFLNLMVHTDKPVILTGAMRPATAISPDGPLNLLEAVRLAACAEAGRYGVLVAMNGTICAARFVEKTDTTHVQAFTSRQHGIVGLIQDGVPVFYQAPQRLHTYQSVFSCTPASVLPPVWILYGHVGMAAALVDCAVAAGVQGLVLAGLGCGKNPDYVGPALERAVKRGVIIVRASRVLGGMVSTATAEEGIICADTLTPQKAKILLQAALMQTRDQAAIEAFFSAY is encoded by the coding sequence ATGATAATCAAGAAACATGTCCATATTATTGCCTGCGGCGGTACGATCGCCGGCAGGGCCGATACGGCGGCGGAGCTGATCGGGTATACGGCCGGCGCCATATCGATCGAGGACTTGCTGTCGTCCGTGCCTCAGGTGCAGGAGGCGGCACGGACGACAGGGGAACAATTCAGCAATATCGACAGTTCGAACATGACCGAAGCGCTTTGGTTGAAGTTGGCTGCGAGGACGGAAGCCTTATCCCGGTGCGACGATGTCGACGGCATCGTGATTACACACGGGACGGATACATTGGAAGAAACGGCGTATTTTCTCAACCTCATGGTTCATACCGATAAACCTGTCATCTTGACTGGTGCCATGAGGCCGGCGACGGCGATCAGTCCCGACGGCCCTTTAAATCTCCTGGAAGCCGTGCGTCTCGCGGCGTGTGCAGAAGCCGGCCGATATGGTGTTCTCGTTGCCATGAACGGAACCATTTGCGCGGCTCGTTTCGTGGAAAAGACGGATACGACACACGTACAGGCTTTTACCAGCAGACAGCATGGGATCGTCGGCCTGATTCAAGACGGCGTGCCCGTTTTCTACCAGGCGCCGCAGCGGCTTCATACGTATCAATCCGTGTTTTCCTGCACACCGGCGTCAGTGCTGCCGCCGGTGTGGATCCTGTACGGTCATGTCGGCATGGCGGCCGCCCTTGTCGACTGCGCCGTTGCTGCCGGTGTGCAGGGGCTGGTCTTGGCGGGACTCGGCTGCGGCAAAAATCCGGACTATGTCGGGCCGGCGCTGGAGCGGGCCGTGAAGAGGGGCGTCATTATCGTCAGAGCCTCGCGGGTTTTAGGCGGCATGGTTTCAACGGCAACGGCTGAAGAAGGGATCATCTGTGCTGATACGCTGACGCCGCAGAAGGCGAAGATCCTGCTTCAGGCGGCGTTGATGCAGACGCGGGATCAGGCGGCGATCGAGGCGTTTTTCAGCGCTTATTGA
- a CDS encoding CBS domain-containing protein, which yields MKERLASDIMEKVFVSASPETSVFDLVHMFVKHKISVIPIVDDEEKLIGIITDADLLYKKIKPHVPHYVNLLGASIYYNGISEYDKGFKKLMACTAREMMTKNVIIAAPDADVEQIAGVMVAEHLKVIPIVKDKRVLGIVTRYNILDELYNEYGNDPEK from the coding sequence ATGAAAGAACGGCTAGCATCTGATATTATGGAAAAGGTTTTTGTTTCGGCCAGTCCGGAAACGTCTGTCTTTGATCTGGTGCATATGTTTGTGAAGCATAAAATATCGGTCATTCCTATTGTCGATGACGAAGAGAAGCTGATCGGTATCATTACGGACGCCGACTTGTTGTATAAAAAGATAAAACCGCATGTACCGCATTACGTTAATCTTCTGGGGGCCAGCATTTATTACAACGGTATCAGTGAGTACGATAAGGGCTTTAAGAAGCTGATGGCCTGTACGGCGCGGGAAATGATGACGAAAAATGTTATCATTGCAGCTCCCGATGCCGATGTGGAACAGATTGCCGGAGTCATGGTTGCGGAGCATTTGAAGGTCATCCCCATTGTTAAGGATAAACGCGTTCTCGGTATCGTCACGCGGTATAATATTCTTGACGAATTATACAACGAATACGGCAATGATCCGGAAAAATAA
- the rlmH gene encoding 23S rRNA (pseudouridine(1915)-N(3))-methyltransferase RlmH, whose protein sequence is MRYHLIVAGKIKEKYLTAGIHEFLKRLRPYGQVAITELSEEKMPEKPSLRQKEQVLEKEGARLLQHVRQGSRLVVLDVAGDLVSSEGLAVDFAEAALRGCSEITFIIGGPFGLADSVRQRADRRISFGRITLTHQMIRLVLLEQIYRAVKIQRHEPYHL, encoded by the coding sequence ATGCGCTATCACCTGATTGTTGCGGGCAAGATAAAAGAAAAGTACCTGACTGCAGGCATTCATGAGTTCTTGAAGCGGCTCAGACCGTACGGGCAAGTAGCGATTACGGAGCTGAGCGAAGAAAAGATGCCCGAAAAGCCTTCGCTCAGGCAAAAGGAACAGGTCCTGGAAAAAGAGGGCGCCCGACTGTTACAGCATGTGCGGCAAGGTTCGCGCCTCGTTGTTCTCGACGTTGCCGGCGATCTCGTTTCTTCGGAGGGGTTGGCCGTCGATTTTGCCGAAGCGGCGCTGCGCGGTTGCAGTGAAATCACCTTTATTATCGGCGGTCCCTTCGGCCTTGCCGACAGTGTCAGACAGCGGGCTGATCGGCGTATTTCCTTCGGGCGCATTACGTTGACCCATCAGATGATTCGCCTTGTGCTGTTGGAACAGATATACAGGGCCGTCAAGATTCAACGTCATGAGCCCTATCATTTATGA
- a CDS encoding S1C family serine protease produces MMKHKSTLAVILAILLIAAGIAGGYYLHGQLFKTTQTFNGTASQLTAPEKGGTISDARNTAVVQAVKKVGPAVVGITTKVYNRDILNRKILVGEGVGSGIIFDKSGYIVTNNHVVGTEKTVIVSLADGQSTEGKVIGTDAKTDLAVVKIEVANLPVAEFGDSDSLQVGETAIAIGNPLGLEFQGTVTTGVISSLNRTLGAENQGLKLLQTDAAINPGNSGGALVDADGKVVGINSAKISQEGVEGLGFAIPINTARPILESLIKNGKVVRPYLGLYGLDKKMAARFGMNLDGNGIFVYKIISGGPLDGSDIRRGDLITKIGDKAVEDYTTLQDVIGSYQVGDTVTITYERNGSEHQATVRLQEAPQQDDQE; encoded by the coding sequence ATGATGAAACATAAATCTACTCTTGCAGTCATTCTGGCGATTTTACTGATCGCTGCCGGAATTGCCGGAGGCTATTACCTGCACGGGCAGCTGTTCAAGACGACGCAGACCTTTAACGGGACGGCCAGTCAATTGACGGCCCCCGAAAAGGGCGGAACTATTTCCGACGCCCGCAATACGGCTGTCGTTCAGGCCGTCAAAAAGGTCGGTCCCGCCGTTGTCGGCATTACGACAAAGGTTTATAATCGCGACATTCTTAACCGCAAGATATTAGTCGGAGAAGGCGTCGGCTCAGGGATCATTTTTGATAAGTCCGGATACATTGTAACGAACAATCATGTCGTCGGTACGGAAAAAACGGTTATCGTATCGTTGGCAGACGGGCAGAGCACGGAAGGAAAGGTTATCGGCACGGATGCCAAGACGGATTTGGCTGTCGTCAAGATTGAGGTGGCGAATTTGCCTGTTGCCGAATTCGGCGACAGCGACTCGCTGCAAGTCGGTGAAACGGCCATCGCCATCGGCAACCCGCTGGGACTGGAATTTCAAGGCACTGTGACGACCGGGGTTATCAGCTCGCTGAACCGCACGTTGGGTGCGGAGAACCAGGGGTTAAAGCTGCTGCAGACCGATGCGGCCATTAATCCTGGCAATTCCGGCGGCGCTTTAGTCGACGCCGACGGCAAGGTCGTCGGCATCAACAGCGCGAAGATCTCGCAAGAAGGCGTTGAAGGGCTGGGATTCGCCATCCCCATCAATACGGCGCGGCCCATTCTTGAATCGCTGATCAAGAACGGCAAAGTCGTGCGACCCTATTTGGGACTTTACGGACTCGATAAAAAAATGGCTGCCCGTTTCGGGATGAATCTTGACGGCAACGGCATTTTTGTCTATAAGATTATTTCCGGCGGGCCTCTTGACGGCAGTGACATTCGTCGCGGTGATCTGATTACGAAGATCGGCGACAAAGCTGTTGAAGATTACACGACACTGCAGGATGTCATCGGTTCCTATCAGGTCGGCGATACCGTGACGATTACGTATGAACGGAACGGCTCCGAACACCAGGCGACGGTCAGATTGCAGGAAGCGCCACAGCAGGATGATCAGGAATAA
- a CDS encoding MBL fold metallo-hydrolase encodes MNETDMALQQLAVSIQGLRRQRSCTPRKENVASAAEVLAETDPAGDCTVGLLASGSSGNCAFIRFGETKILIDAGISYRRITQGLHRFRCTLDDISAVFITHEHSDHIHGLPMVLKHSRLPVYTTLPTWQAMGDKTGAYSDRFVRLTKRVTVGSMQIVPFSIPHDAAHPVGYAVYSGGHKVTVATDLGYVTPDVERAAALADILILEANHDEEMVRTGPYPRALQARILGRSGHLSNYAAAELLAKVPQKDMLKVLLAHRSEKNNTPAATIQTMRTVLEKSEKTIGKNILLRLASQQSGVRFQMGVTNDET; translated from the coding sequence ATGAATGAAACGGACATGGCATTGCAGCAATTGGCAGTTTCTATTCAGGGACTCCGCAGGCAAAGGAGCTGCACGCCTAGGAAGGAGAATGTGGCCTCCGCTGCGGAGGTGTTGGCCGAAACGGATCCGGCAGGCGACTGCACCGTCGGGCTCCTGGCCAGCGGCAGCAGCGGTAATTGCGCGTTTATCCGCTTTGGCGAGACAAAAATACTGATTGATGCCGGTATCAGTTATCGCCGTATTACGCAAGGACTGCACCGTTTTCGGTGCACCCTCGATGATATCAGCGCCGTTTTCATTACACACGAGCACAGCGACCACATCCACGGACTGCCGATGGTGCTCAAGCACTCCAGGCTGCCTGTTTATACGACGTTGCCGACATGGCAGGCTATGGGCGACAAGACGGGCGCTTATAGCGATCGGTTTGTTCGCTTGACGAAACGGGTCACTGTCGGATCCATGCAGATCGTGCCTTTTTCCATTCCTCATGATGCGGCGCATCCCGTCGGTTATGCCGTTTACAGCGGCGGCCATAAAGTAACGGTGGCAACGGATTTGGGATATGTCACGCCTGATGTGGAAAGAGCGGCGGCGTTGGCGGATATTTTGATCCTTGAAGCCAATCATGACGAAGAAATGGTGCGGACCGGTCCGTATCCCCGCGCCTTGCAGGCGCGGATCCTCGGCCGCAGCGGTCATCTTTCCAACTATGCGGCAGCCGAGCTTTTGGCCAAGGTGCCGCAAAAGGACATGTTGAAGGTTTTGCTGGCGCACCGGAGCGAGAAGAATAATACTCCTGCCGCTACAATTCAGACGATGCGGACCGTTTTGGAGAAAAGCGAAAAAACGATCGGCAAGAATATTTTATTGCGACTGGCATCGCAGCAGAGCGGTGTCCGCTTTCAAATGGGAGTGACGAATGATGAAACATAA
- the deoC gene encoding deoxyribose-phosphate aldolase, translating to MTIASYIEHTNLKPDAVPADILQLCDEAKTNRFAAVCVNSGYVSLAKKELQGSGVLISAVVAFPLGAAMTAAKAAETDFAVSAGADEIDMVMAIGRAKAGDWDYVRRDVEAVVAAAGSHPVKVILETGLLTDEEKKEACRVAVTAGAAYVKTSTGFGHGGATAADIRLLRAVVGTAAKIKAAGGIRDYAAAKAMLDSGADRIGTSAGIAIAGGERDE from the coding sequence ATGACCATCGCATCGTACATTGAGCACACGAATTTAAAACCTGACGCCGTTCCGGCAGATATCTTGCAATTATGTGATGAAGCCAAGACGAATCGTTTCGCAGCTGTCTGCGTCAATTCCGGTTATGTTTCCTTAGCCAAGAAAGAGTTGCAAGGAAGCGGCGTCCTTATTTCGGCTGTCGTCGCCTTTCCCTTGGGCGCGGCGATGACGGCGGCGAAGGCTGCGGAAACGGACTTCGCCGTCAGTGCCGGTGCCGATGAAATCGACATGGTCATGGCTATCGGCCGAGCCAAAGCCGGCGATTGGGATTATGTGCGCCGTGATGTGGAAGCCGTTGTAGCCGCTGCCGGGTCACATCCCGTAAAGGTCATTCTGGAGACGGGTCTTTTGACGGATGAGGAAAAGAAGGAGGCATGCCGTGTTGCAGTAACGGCAGGCGCGGCTTATGTCAAAACGTCGACCGGCTTCGGTCACGGCGGCGCGACGGCGGCGGATATTCGCCTCTTGCGGGCCGTTGTCGGTACTGCGGCAAAAATCAAAGCAGCCGGCGGCATCCGCGACTACGCCGCAGCCAAAGCCATGCTCGACAGCGGCGCCGATCGTATCGGGACCAGTGCCGGCATTGCCATTGCAGGCGGCGAAAGGGATGAATGA
- a CDS encoding MFS transporter, protein MKGLDRHVYLFSLGHFSVDWVQGAIPALLPYFITVCQLNYREATTLIFANMLLSSVSQPLFGYYSDKISKPWFVPLGPVICGLCLTVIAFTTDYWIIFICSMFSGLGSSIFHPEAARLVNRIAGSLKGQALGSFSVGGNAGFAVGPVAAGLCAYSLGIHGLVVFGIINGLLAFFLYRRMPSVLALAQAADVAENKAHPHEGKENDWRSFGKLTVVIFARSIGFALCNAFIPLYWINVLHTSAAQGSAALSLLFILGVVITFAGGLLADRLGFIRVMRLSFLIMVPAMFFFVNSTNVWISTLLLIPVGLSLFAPYSSIVVLGQTFLGKNVGFASGITLGLSTTVGGILSPLVGWGADQWGIPTALQVLWICAAVGAIFSFLVNAPQERHFR, encoded by the coding sequence ATGAAAGGGTTGGACCGTCATGTCTATTTGTTTTCTCTCGGTCATTTTTCCGTCGACTGGGTGCAAGGCGCCATACCGGCGCTGCTGCCTTATTTTATAACTGTCTGCCAACTGAATTATCGGGAAGCGACGACGCTGATTTTTGCCAATATGCTCTTGTCGTCCGTTTCGCAGCCTCTTTTCGGCTACTATTCGGATAAGATATCGAAGCCGTGGTTCGTTCCTCTGGGACCGGTCATTTGCGGCCTTTGCCTTACGGTCATCGCATTTACGACGGACTACTGGATTATTTTTATCTGTTCTATGTTCAGCGGTCTCGGATCTTCTATTTTTCATCCGGAAGCGGCGCGCCTCGTCAATCGCATTGCCGGCTCTCTGAAAGGGCAAGCCTTGGGCAGCTTCTCCGTAGGCGGTAATGCGGGTTTTGCCGTCGGGCCTGTTGCGGCCGGCCTCTGCGCATACAGCCTCGGTATTCACGGTCTCGTTGTGTTCGGTATCATCAACGGGCTTTTGGCTTTTTTTCTCTACCGTCGGATGCCCAGCGTCTTAGCGTTGGCGCAGGCTGCTGATGTTGCGGAAAATAAGGCGCATCCGCATGAAGGGAAGGAAAACGACTGGCGCAGTTTCGGCAAATTGACTGTTGTCATCTTTGCCCGCTCTATCGGCTTTGCCCTTTGCAATGCCTTTATTCCGTTATATTGGATCAATGTACTGCATACGTCGGCGGCACAGGGCAGCGCCGCCTTGTCCCTGCTATTTATCCTGGGCGTGGTCATTACGTTTGCCGGCGGCCTGCTTGCGGACCGCCTGGGGTTTATACGAGTTATGCGCTTATCTTTTTTGATTATGGTGCCGGCTATGTTCTTTTTCGTTAACAGTACGAATGTCTGGATTTCCACGCTGCTGCTGATTCCCGTCGGTCTTTCTCTTTTTGCGCCGTACAGTTCTATCGTCGTTTTGGGACAGACGTTTCTCGGCAAAAATGTCGGCTTTGCTTCGGGTATTACGTTGGGGTTGAGTACAACTGTCGGCGGCATCTTATCCCCTCTCGTCGGGTGGGGAGCTGACCAATGGGGGATTCCGACGGCATTGCAAGTACTTTGGATCTGTGCGGCCGTCGGCGCTATCTTTTCCTTCCTCGTCAACGCGCCGCAGGAACGGCATTTCCGTTAA
- the glmM gene encoding phosphoglucosamine mutase, whose amino-acid sequence MARLFGTDGVRGVANQSLTPELAYHLGRAAAYVLGRDKEHPTFLIGRDTRQSGTMLASVLAAGIASAGGNCFMAGVIPTPAIAYLTRSHHLDAGVMISASHNPFEYNGIKFFDRYGYKLPDETEDEIEEYLLKDERTGLEMQRPVGEAVGTITSWTDLQSEYVDFICRSTDVDLTGIKVVHDGANGSAYELGAEIFRRLGAEVIQIHCKPSGVNINDRCGSTHLQSLQEAVLANGADLGIANDGDADRCLAVDEKGQEMDGDQMMLLCALHLKEEGRLKKDTVVGTVMSNIGFHKAAKERGCNVEITAVGDRYVLECMRQKGYSLGGEQSGHIIFLDYNTTGDGLLTAVQLMTVMQKQGKPLSQLAGLMTRYPQILKNVRVQTKSGWDENTLIMAAIAAGEEELGDEGRILVRPSGTEPLIRVMAEGPDLEQLDRIVDDIVGVVEHEMGPAT is encoded by the coding sequence ATGGCTAGATTATTTGGTACAGATGGCGTACGCGGTGTTGCGAACCAATCCTTGACACCGGAACTCGCATATCATTTGGGACGGGCTGCGGCATATGTGCTGGGACGCGATAAGGAGCATCCGACCTTTCTGATCGGGCGCGATACGCGGCAATCGGGTACGATGTTGGCAAGTGTGCTGGCGGCCGGGATCGCTTCCGCCGGCGGCAATTGTTTTATGGCCGGCGTTATTCCGACACCGGCTATTGCCTATCTGACCCGAAGCCATCACCTGGATGCAGGTGTGATGATCTCGGCTTCTCATAATCCGTTTGAATATAACGGGATTAAGTTCTTTGATCGGTACGGGTACAAGCTCCCTGATGAAACGGAAGACGAGATTGAAGAGTATTTACTGAAGGATGAACGGACAGGACTGGAAATGCAGCGACCTGTCGGGGAAGCCGTCGGTACGATTACGTCATGGACTGATTTGCAATCAGAATATGTCGATTTTATTTGCCGCTCCACCGACGTTGATTTGACCGGTATCAAAGTAGTACACGACGGCGCTAACGGTTCGGCCTATGAATTGGGAGCCGAGATATTCCGGCGTCTAGGCGCCGAGGTCATACAGATCCATTGCAAGCCGTCAGGCGTTAATATTAATGACCGCTGCGGCTCGACGCATTTGCAGAGCTTGCAGGAAGCGGTATTAGCCAACGGTGCCGATCTGGGTATTGCCAATGACGGTGACGCCGATCGCTGTCTTGCTGTCGACGAAAAGGGACAGGAAATGGACGGTGATCAGATGATGCTCCTCTGTGCCCTCCATTTAAAGGAAGAGGGGCGTTTGAAGAAAGATACCGTCGTCGGAACCGTAATGAGCAATATCGGCTTCCATAAGGCGGCGAAAGAACGGGGCTGTAATGTGGAGATCACGGCAGTCGGCGACCGCTATGTTTTGGAATGCATGCGGCAGAAGGGGTATTCTCTCGGCGGTGAACAATCGGGCCATATTATCTTTCTCGATTATAATACGACAGGTGACGGATTGCTGACGGCGGTGCAGCTGATGACGGTCATGCAGAAGCAAGGGAAACCGCTGTCACAGCTGGCCGGTCTGATGACGCGGTATCCGCAGATCCTAAAAAATGTCCGCGTCCAGACAAAATCGGGCTGGGATGAAAACACGTTGATCATGGCGGCCATTGCGGCAGGCGAAGAGGAACTGGGCGATGAAGGCCGGATTCTCGTACGGCCTTCCGGAACGGAACCGCTTATTCGCGTTATGGCGGAAGGGCCGGATCTGGAACAGCTGGATCGAATCGTCGATGATATTGTCGGCGTAGTGGAACACGAGATGGGACCGGCAACATAA